The window ACCGGTTTCCTCATCTGTTACGGAAAGGTGTCCGGTTAGCAGGATGACTCTGGTCTCTAAGGCCAACCTTTGGATCTCGGTCAGTACCTGGATTCCATCCATGCCCGGCATCTTGACATCCAAGACGATAACATCGAAGGGTTCATCCGCGATGTGTACCATGGCTTCCAGCCCGTCGGCGGCTGTTTTAACCTCAAATCCCCGGCGGCTGAGGACCTTGCCCAGGCTGGAGGTGAAATCCACCTCATCATCAACCAGAAGGACCTTTTTCCCTTTCACCCGGACCCCTTTCTGACCTGGAGAAACTGGACCAGATCACGAGCACTGCGTTTTCTCAGGGCATAAATCAAAATCGGATCGGTCGCGGGACCCCCTTCCTGCGGAATAATCTCGATCCAGCGGGTGGGCAGAAGCAAACCGTGCAATACGCCGGCCGCCCCTAATCCGATCATAAAAGGGCCGGTGATGGAGAGCCAGGGGGCGAAGAGGAGAGCAAAGGCCACCATGACCGCTCCCACACCGGCCTCCCCCCATCGGACCTGCCGTCGGAGGGATAGGGTATGAATCTTCCCTAAAGGAAGCTCTTCAATACGGGTCTGATCTTTTTCATCGGCCGTAGGCGGGCGGCTGGGCAAGAAAGAGGACCGGATCCGGAACAGACGGCGGTCGG is drawn from Deltaproteobacteria bacterium and contains these coding sequences:
- a CDS encoding response regulator, whose amino-acid sequence is MKGKKVLLVDDEVDFTSSLGKVLSRRGFEVKTAADGLEAMVHIADEPFDVIVLDVKMPGMDGIQVLTEIQRLALETRVILLTGHLSVTDEETGLKGGAYAYLFKPFPILKLVGLIESAASGNGEKA